A window of the Salvelinus alpinus chromosome 25, SLU_Salpinus.1, whole genome shotgun sequence genome harbors these coding sequences:
- the dio2 gene encoding type II iodothyronine deiodinase yields the protein MGAGSVDLLVTLQILPGFFSNCLFLALYDSVVLVKRLVSLLSCSGSGGGEWQRMLTSAGLRSIWNSFLLDAYKQVKLGFEAPNSKVVKVPGSFRRRSSLTTTTGPHPGDECRLLDFESSDRPLVVNFGSATUPPFISHLPAFRRLVEEFSDVADFLLVYIDEAHPSDGWVAPAMGPRSFEVRKHRSLEERVVAAKKLIESFSLPSQCQLVADCMDNNANVAYGVSNERVCIVQRRKIAYLGGKGPFFYNLKDVRQYLEQSYGKRSDQTERKRCL from the exons ATGGGCGCTGGCAGCGTGGACCTACTGGTCACTCTCCAGATCCTGCCCGGTTTCTTCTCCAACTGTTTGTTCCTCGCGCTCTACGACTCGGTGGTGCTGGTGAAGCGCCTAGTGTCCTTACTGAGCTGCTCGGGCAGCGGCGGGGGAGAGTGGCAGCGTATGCTGACCTCGGCAGGGCTCCGGTCCATATGGAACAGCTTCCTGCTGGATGCATATAAACAG GTTAAACTGGGTTTTGAGGCACCCAACTCCAAAGTGGTCAAGGTTCCTGGTAGCTTCCGGCGGCGGAGCAGCTTGACCACCACCACGGGCCCTCATCCCGGGGACGAGTGCCGCCTGCTGGACTTCGAGTCGTCGGACCGCCCTCTTGTGGTGAACTTCGGCTCGGCCACCTGACCTCCCTTCATCAGCCACCTGCCCGCCTTCCGGCGGCTGGTGGAGGAGTTCTCAGATGTGGCCGACTTCCTGCTGGTCTACATCGACGAGGCACACCCCTCGGACGGCTGGGTGGCGCCCGCCATGGGCCCGCGCTCCTTCGAGGTCAGGAAGCACCGatcactggaggagagggtggTGGCGGCCAAGAAGCTGATTGAGTCCTTCAGCCTGCCATCTCAGTGCCAGCTGGTGGCCGACTGCATGGACAACAATGCTAACGTGGCCTACGGCGTGTCCAACGAGAGGGTGTGCATCGTGCAGAGGAGGAAGATCGCCTACCTTGGAGGGAAGGGACCCTTTTTCTACAACCTGAAGGATGTGAGGCAGTATCTGGAACAGAGCTACGGCAAGAGATCGgaccagacagagaggaagagatgccTCTAG